One window from the genome of Hypanus sabinus isolate sHypSab1 chromosome 16, sHypSab1.hap1, whole genome shotgun sequence encodes:
- the LOC132406163 gene encoding uncharacterized protein LOC132406163, with the protein MGMVALRGIGKGTEAVPLHRIIINCELVSGPVEIGVRSEFPRTDVDVLLGNDLAGGKVWPAMKLTSQPVSVEVPPLDSKIYPACAIIRSMSRKAAENKSSLNPASIDLAETFLPTLYQESGKTENRKVKKSKGEEVDLPLARRKFIEAQSKDEKQIKLLKGPELDTDDLSGLAELFEEVENCKGVPDNEMRAVLDEKDAITLKKSAGLADKVVSARGVEFTPEGSCPESSWEDQGNLEFEKGTGIESLEEANVPFECVQDVDARGTEPSNGAQKKSEVFDSVEKECSPCGSDGLGSVKKGLTL; encoded by the coding sequence atgggaatggtagctttgagaggaataggaaaagggacagaagcggtgcccttacataggatcattataaattgtgagctggtatctggaccagttgaaataggggtgcgatcagaatttccgagaactgacgtggacgtccttcttggtaacgatttagccggtggtaaggtttggccagcaatgaagctgacgagccagcctgtaagtgttgaggtcccgcccctagactccaagatctatcctgcatgcgCGATCattcgcagcatgtcgagaaaggcagctgagaacaagagcagtttaaatccggccagtatcgatttggccgagacgtttttaccgaccctgtaccaagagagtggtaaaacggagaataggaaagtgaaaaagagtaagggagaggaggtagacctgcccttagccaggagaaaatttatagaggctcaaagtaaagatgagaaacagataaagctgttaaaaggtccagagttggacacggatgatctgtctggtttggcagaactgtttgaagaagttgaaaattgtaaaggtgttcccgataatgaaatgagggcagtcctagatgaaaaggatgccattaccttgaagaagtctgctgggttggcagataaggttgtttcagcccgcggggttgagtttactccggaagggagttgcccagagagtagctgggaggatcaggggaatttagaatttgaaaagggtacgggtattgaaagcctggaagaggcaaatgtcccgtttgagtgtgttcaagatgtggatgcacgtggtactgaacctagtaatggagctcagaaaaagtctgaggtatttgattcagttgaaaaggaatgcagtccttgtgggtcagatggacttggttcagtgaagaaagggttaaccttgtgA